A part of Aspergillus flavus chromosome 1, complete sequence genomic DNA contains:
- a CDS encoding putative beta-glucosidase E, translated as MPPPPFRDAPSSAKSSQRYTPLHESIPEELNDKQYGSDADSLPLSDPSDGEDDSEIRLRRVDRNGTRSNQATAYVPVVRKSGDVEAYFDSIAEAELELLSASRQYDGVDDDDDDSDGYGVGVKRGQRQGLLKRTHDGRTGWRTVYYSKYWWRALIGVVVVLVLLVLVFLGLARSKQVGDELDYSMIPAESWFPSPRGGALKEWAADYQKAALLVGNMTLIEKVNITTGTGWQMGLCVGNTGPAESVHFPSLCLQDGPMGIRYADHISAFPPGLTTGATWNRDLIRERGIAMGLEARLKGVNVLLGPSMGPLGMMPAGGRNWEAFGSDPVLQGVAAAETIKGIQSNGVMATAKHFVMNEQEHFRQPFEWGIPTALSSNVGDRALHEVFAWPFAESIRADVASVMCAYQMVNNSHACENSKLLNGILKDELGFQGFVQSDWLAQRSGINSALGGLDMSMPGDGLHWADGKSLWGSELTRAVLNTSIPMERLNDMVTRIVAAWYHLGQDQWERPPPDGEGGPNFSSWTDDQTGWWQQASVEAGDQDGGWGIVNKYVDAGAGHGDIARKVAAEGIVLVKNNNNTLPLSRSPPSPYRIGIYGDDAGPALGPNACPDRGCSQGTLASGWGSGTVEFPFLVSPLEALQGAWETEVEITPYLQNMVMPVNVQDKDLCLVFANANSGEGYIHAGGIHGDRNDLFLQKGGDTLIQAVANNCAGPTVVVVHAVGPVVVESWIDLPGVDAVLFAHLPGQESGNALVDVLFGDVDASGRLPYTVGKSLEDYGPGAQVLYENNAPVPQVDFLDALYIDYRYFDKFNITPRYEFGFGLSYTSFELSKLYIKSMQWKSRLPKSRPQDQVSPPEYDTRPPVNENVLFPEGFHALSKYVYSYLPSLDGAAAANYTEYPDGYDLPRQPSEAGGGLGGNPSLYEEMAKVQVQVANTGARAGQTVVQAYVSFPSDVVEEGDLVEVPVDEKGETVTFVPSKEQVEFPDRVLRNFTKIALEPGEKKTVEMTLSRKDLSYWSARQQNWVMPDGDFQIWVGQSSRDLPLHGKY; from the exons ATGCCTCCTCCCCCTTTCCGGGACGCACCATCATCCGCTAAGAGCTCTCAGCGGTACACTCCATTGCACGAATCGATCCCCGAAGAGCTCAACGATAAACAATACGGCTCGGATGCCgactctcttcccctctccgACCCGTCTGATGGCGAGGATGACTCCGAGATTAGACTCCGTCGCGTTGACCGCAACGGAACCCGCAGTAATCAAGCAACCGCCTATGTTCCCGTCGTGCGAAAATCTGGCGATGTCGAAGCGTATTTCGATAGTATAGCCGAGGCAGAGCTGGAGTTGCTGTCGGCAAGTCGACAATATGACGGcgtggatgacgacgacgatgattcGGACGGATACGGTGTCGGGGTGAAAAGGGGACAGAGGCAGGGATTACTAAAACGGACACACGATGGTCGGACAGGTTGGCGGACGGTCTATTACTCAAAGTATTGGTGGCGTGCTCTGATTGGGGTTGTGGTGGTCTTGGTCCTCCTGGTGTTGGTATTCCTGGGCCTTGCGAGGTCGAAACAGGTTGGGGACGAGCTGGATTAT TCAATGATTCCGGCTGAATCTTGGTTTCCTAGCCCGCGGGGCGGAGCCTTAAAGGAATGGGCAGCGGATTATCAAAAAGCGGCGCTGTTGGTTGGGAATATGACCCTCATCGAAAAGGTCAACATCACGACTGGGACCGGTTGGCAGATGGGACTCTGTGTGGGTAATACGG GGCCGGCCGAATCTGTCCACTTCCCCTCCCTGTGCTTACAAGACGGCCCGATGGGAATACGATACGCGGATCACATTTCAGCCTTCCCACCTGGTTTGACTACGGGTGCCACCTGGAATCGCGACCTAATTCGGGAACGAGGGATTGCGATGGGGTTGGAGGCGCGTTTGAAGGGCGTCAATGTCCTTCTCGGGCCGTCAATGGGACCTCTCGGAATGATGCCCGCAGGTGGAAGAAACTGGGAGGCTTTCGGTTCCGATCCCGTGCTGCAGGGAGTTGCTGCCGCAGAGACGATCAAGGGCATACAGAGTAATGGCGTCATGGCTACCGCCAAACATTTCGTGATGAACGAGCAGGAACACTTTCGACAACCCTTTGAATGGGGGATTCCGACCGCGCTATCATCCAACGTCGGCGATCGTGCCTTGCATGAGGTGTTTGCATGGCCTTTTGCCGAGAGTATCCGCGCGGACGTAGCCAGTGTCATGTGCGCATACCAGATGGTGAACAACAGTCACGCCTGCGAAAACAGCAAACTCCTGAATGGGATTCTCAAAGACGAGCTGGGGTTCCAGGGATTTGTGCAGTCCGACTGGCTGGCTCAACGATCGGGGATCAACAGCGCATTGGGTGGGCTGGACATGAGCATGCCAGGCGATGGTTTGCACTGGGCGGACGGAAAGTCCCTGTGGGGCAGCGAACTGACCCGTGCCGTGCTCAACACGTCTATCCCCATGGAGCGACTGAACGACATGGTGACCCGTATCGTGGCGGCATGGTATCATCTCGGACAGGACCAATGGGAACGGCCACCGCCAGACGGGGAGGGCGGTCCCAACTTTTCCTCTTGGACCGATGACCAAACCGGCTGGTGGCAACAAGCCAGTGTCGAGGCAGGCGATCAGGATGGCGGATGGGGTATTGTTAACAAGTACGTGGATGCCGGCGCAGGGCACGGGGACATCGCGAGAAAAGTAGCAGCGGAAGGCATCGTCCTAGTGAAGAACAACAATAACACCCTACCGCTGTCTCGTAGCCCGCCGAGTCCTTATCGCATTGGGATCTATGGTGACGATGCTGGCCCGGCCTTAGGACCAAATGCGTGCCCCGATCGTGGATGCAGTCAGGGGACATTAGCGTCAGGCTGGGGTAGTGGGACTGTGgaatttcctttccttgtgAGTCCTCTGGAGGCTTTGCAGGGTGCTTGGGAAACCGAAGTCGAGATAACCCCATATCTGCAGAATATGGTGATGCCCGTGAATGTTCAAGATAAAGACCTGTGTCTTGTGTTCGCCAACGCGAATTCCGGCGAGGGGTATATTCATGCTGGGGGAATTCACGGTGATCGTAATGATCTATTCTTGCAGAAGGGAGGCGACACATTGATTCAAGCCGTGGCTAACAACTGTGCGGGACCGACAGTGGTGGTTGTTCACGCTGTCGGCCCGGTCGTCGTGGAGTCATGGATTGATCTCCCAGGCGTGGATGCGGTGCTCTTTGCCCATCTGCCCGGTCAAGAAAGCGGCAATGCACTCGTGGATGTCCTGTTTGGCGACGTTGACGCGAGCGGTCGACTGCCATATACGGTTGGAAAGAGCCTGGAGGACTACGGACCAGGGGCACAAGTGCTATATGAAAACAATGCCCCAGTGCCACAAGTTGACTTCTTGGACGCGCTGTACATTGACTACCGGTACTTCGACAAATTTAACATCACGCCTCGATATGAGTTCGGCTTCGGTCTCTCCTACACCAGTTTCGAGCTGTCCAAGCTGTACATTAAGTCGATGCAATGGAAGTCCCGACTGCCCAAGTCGCGACCGCAAGACCAAGTCTCCCCGCCAGAGTATGATACTCGCCCACCCGTAAATGAAAATGTGCTTTTCCCGGAAGGGTTCCACGCGCTAAGCAAGTACGTCTACTCGTATCTGCCATCGCTGGATGGCGCAGCCGCAGCAAATTATACAGAATACCCCGACGGCTATGACTTGCCACGACAGCCGTCTGAAGCAGGAGGCGGCCTCGGTGGAAACCCGTCGCTATATGAAGAGATGGCTAAAGTGCAAGTGCAAGTGGCTAACACGGGTGCCCGCGCTGGTCAGACCGTGGTCCAGGCCTACGTGTCATTCCCATCGGACGTGGTAGAAGAGGGCGACTTAGTAGAGGTGCCGGTAGACGAAAAGGGGGAGACTGTGACCTTTGTGCCAAGTAAAGAACAGGTCGAATTCCCAGACCGGGTTCTCCGCAATTTCACCAAGATTGCTTTGGAACCGGGCGAAAAGAAGACAGTTGAAATGACTCTAAGCCGCAAGGATCTCAGTTACTGGAGTGCTCGCCAACAGAATTGGGTCATGCCGGACGGCGACTTTCAGATCTGGGTCGGGCAGAGTTCGCGGGATCTGCCCTTGCACGGCAAGTACTGA
- a CDS encoding putative O-methyltransferase encodes MRSQILETIAALDAINPEAFGGTEVERLQVRAAARRLLARLETPYERAWGFCFEHPVVFAALQICINVGLWKSWTSAGGGEKSIHELVEFTTPTVDTNLLRRLFRLLAAFNVVEESAEDTFKPTAFSYAIGDESTKVRASLQAATYQYIAAGHNLPTYLAKTSYKEPMDVNENNYTDSDPDGLTFFGRLQKSPAYFEAFTGHMEAWTAWKTPWTKVYDTTALLEGAKLDDASPLVVDLGGNTGTDISYVLAKHPDIPAGSLVLQDLPEVIANVHVDKKITAMVHDFFLPQPVKGSRAYFLHAVLHDWPDDKAKQLLVNTRNAMVKGYSKLLIYDIVLPPIGASISQTTMDVEMMSLLSASERTQDAWENLLTDAGFKIINFWPDPQEYEMIIEAEIA; translated from the exons ATGCGGTCTCAGATCTTAGAAACTATTGCTGCTCTGGATGCAATTAATCCTGAGGCATTTGGCGGAACCGAAGTGGAACGCCTACAAGTGCGCGCTGCAGCACGTCGACTGCTCGCCCGATTGGAAACACCCTATGAGCGCGCCTGGGGCTTCTGCTTCGAACATCCGGTTGTCTTTGCCGCTCTGCAGATATGCATCAACGTGGGCCTTTGGAAATCTTGGACAAGCGCTGGAGGGGGTGAGAAGTCTATCCACGAGTTGGTAGAATTCACTACTCCCACCGTTGATACAAACCTGTTGC GACGGCTCTTCCGCTTGCTAGCAGCTTTCAACGTGGTTGAGGAATCAGCGGAAGACACATTCAAACCGACTGCGTTCTCGTACGCTATCGGCGACGAGAGCACCAAGGTCCGCGCCTCTCTTCAAGCAGC AACATACCAATACATTGCGGCTGGCCATAACTTGCCGACCTATCTGGCCAAGACCTCCTATAAGGAGCCTATGGACGTTAATGAGAATAATTACACGGACTCTGATCCGGACGGCCTCACCTTCTTCGGGCGATTGCAGAAAAGCCCCGCGTATTTTGAAGCTTTCACCGGCCATATGGAAGCCTGGACGGCATGGAAGACCCCATGGACTAAGGTTTACGATACAACCGCCCTACTCGAAGGTGCCAAGCTGGACGATGCTTCTCCATTAGTGGTTGATCTTGGTGGAAACACCGGGACGGACATCTCGTACGTCCTTGCTAAGCATCCCGACATCCCTGCTGGATCGCTAGTTTTGCAAGATCTTCCAGAGGTGATTGCCAATGTTCATGTCGATAAGAAGATCACGGCTATGGTTCATGACTTTTTCTTACCCCAACCTGTGAAAG GGAGCCGTGCTTACTTTCTGCACGCCGTTCTCCATGACTGGCCAGATGACAAAGCGAAGCAACTGCTCGTGAACACCAGAAACGCCATGGTAAAAGGCTACTCCAAACTCCTCATCTATGACATCGTTCTTCCGCCAATAGGAGCAAGCATCAGCCAAACCACAATGGACGTGGAGATGATGTCGTTACTATCAGCTTCCGAACGGACGCAAGATGCATGGGAGAATCTGTTAACCGATGCTGGTTTCAAGATTATCAACTTTTGGCCTGACCCTCAAGAGTATGAGATGATCATCGAAGCCGAGATCGCGTAG
- a CDS encoding DRAP deaminase: MTSPDCHPNIAVGDHKGYMECALEKARLSPPSPTKFCVGAVLVDADRNEILSTGYSMELPGDRPGDPGNTHAEQCCFIKVADQHNVPEAELVEVLPRNTVLYTTMEPCSRRLSGNRTCVQRILGLASSLKVVYVGITEPETFIADNTGRKILEDAGVQVICAEGMEDRILEVSTAGHNK; encoded by the coding sequence ATGACATCTCCAGATTGTCACCCAAACATCGCAGTCGGAGACCACAAAGGGTATATGGAATGTGCCCTTGAAAAAGCCCGTCTGTCCCCTCCCTCACCTACAAAGTTCTGCGTGGGGGCAGTGCTAGTCGATGCTGATCGAAACGAAATTCTATCCACCGGCTATTCAATGGAACTTCCGGGAGATAGACCCGGAGATCCAGGAAACACACATGCAGAGCAATGCTGCTTCATCAAGGTGGCTGACCAGCACAATGTGCCAGAAGCGGAGCTGGTTGAAGTATTACCAAGGAATACAGTTCTTTATACTACCATGGAACCATGCAGCAGGCGGTTGAGTGGCAATAGAACTTGCGTGCAAAGGATATTGGGACTGGCCAGCTCACTCAAGGTCGTGTATGTGGGAATCACAGAGCCGGAGACCTTTATCGCTGATAACACTGGTAGAAAGATACTGGAAGATGCGGGCGTCCAGGTTATATGCGCGGAGGGAATGGAAGACCGTATTTTAGAAGTCTCTACAGCGGGGCACAATAAGTGA
- a CDS encoding dehydrogenase with different specificitie (short-chain dehydrogenase/reductase family protein, putative) yields MATPTGRLQDKNAIITGAAGGIGLETSILFAREGANVLMADISAPALEKALAKVKEVVPNAPRVETFKCDVSKESEVQAMVESQDSWGGTDVIFNNAGIMHADDADAVDTPEKIWDLTQNINVKGVWFGCKHAVLSLRRHKKTKGSIINTASVVALVGSATPQLAYTASKGAVLALTRELAIVHAREGFRFNALCPAPLNTPLLQDWLGDDKPKRFRREVHFPTGRFGEAIEQAHAVVFLASDESSFVNGHDFVVDGGMSKAYVTPEGPATPAPKNLGH; encoded by the exons ATGGCTACTCCAACAGGCCGTCTTCAAGACAAGAATGCTATAATCACTGGTGCTGCAGG AGGGATCGGTCTCGAGACTAGCATCCTCTTCGCCCGCGAAGGTGCCAATGTCCTCATGGCCGACATCTCTGCTCCTGCCCTCGAGAAAGCCCTCGCCAAAGTGAAGGAGGTTGTCCCCAATGCCCCACGGGTTGAAACTTTCAAGTGCGATGTTTCCAAGGAGTCCGAGGTACAAGCGATGGTGGAATCTCAAGACAGCTGGGGCGGAACTGACGTGATCTTCAATAACGCTGGTATTATGCATGCTGACGATGCCGACGCCGTGGACACGCCAGAGAAGATTTGGGATTTGACACAGAACATTAATGTGAAGGGGGTGTGGTTTGGATGCAAGCACGCCGTGCTCAGTCTCCGTCGTCATAAGAAGACCAAGGGTAGCATTATCAACACTGCTAGTGTAGTTGCCTTAGTGGGTAGTGCCACTCCTCAGCTGGCTTACACTGCCAGCAAGGGCGCGGTGCTGGCCCTGACCCGTGAACTAGCCATTGTGCATGCTCGGGAGGGATTCCGCTTCAATGCACTGTGCCCCGCCCCGCTAAA CACCCCGCTCTTGCAGGACTGGCTAGGCGATGATAAGCCTAAGCGGTTCCGTCGTGAGGTGCATTTCCCGACCGGACGGTTCGGCGAGGCAATCGAGCAAGCGCATGCAGTCGTTTTCCTTGCTAGCGACGAAAGCAGCTTCGTCAACGGTCACGACTTTGTTGTTGACGGTGGAATGTCGAAG GCATACGTCACCCCCGAGGGACCAGCCACCCCTGCGCCCAAGAACTTGGGTCACTAA
- a CDS encoding malate synthase, translated as MSQIDVQLKDVAILGAIPNDARKILTKEACAFLAILHRTFNPTRKALLQRRIDRQAELDKGHLLDFLPETKHIRENDAWKGAPPAPGLVDRRVEITGPTDRKMVVNALNADVWTYMADFEDSSAPTWENMINGQVNLYDAIRRQIDFKQGNKEYKLRTDRTLPTLIARARGWHLDEKHFTVNGEPISGSLFDFGLYFFHNAKELVARGFGPYFYLPKMESHLEARLWNDVFNLAQDYIGMPRGTIRGTVLIETISAAFEMDEIIYELREHSSGLNCGRWDYIFSFIKKFRKHPNFVLPDRSDVTMTVPFMDAYVRLLIKTCHRRGVHAMGGMAAQIPIKDNQAANDKAMESVRADKLREVRAGHDGTWVAHPALAAIASEVFNKHMPTPNQLFIRREDTHVTANDLLNTNVPGKITEEGIRKNLNIGLSYMEGWLRGVGCIPINYLMEDAATAEVSRSQLWQWTYHGVTTAEGKKVDKAYALRLLKEQADSLAEKGPKGNKYQLAARYFAGQVTGEDYADFLTSLLYNEISSAGQVSKL; from the exons ATGAGCCAAATCGACGTGCAGCTCAAGGATGTCGCCATCCTGGGCGCCATCCCCAATGACGCCCGCAAGATCCTCACCAAGGAAGCTTGTGCCTTCCTGGCGATCCTGCACCGCACCTTCAACCCGACCCGTAAAGCTCTCCTCCAGCGCCGAATTGATCGCCAGGCCGAGCTCGACAAGGGTCATCTGCTCGACTTCCTCCCAGAGACCAAGCACATCCGTGAGAATGACGCCTGGAAGGGTGCTCCTCCCGCTCCCGGTCTTGTCGACCGTCGTGTTGAAATTACCGGCCCGACGGACCGGAAGATGGTGGTGAATGCGCTGAATGCTGATGTCTGGACCTACATGGCTGATTTTGAGG ACTCGAGCGCCCCGACCTGGGAAAACATGATCAACGGTCAGGTCAACCTGTATGATGCCATCCGTCGCCAGATCGACTTCAAACAGGGCAACAAGGAATACAAGCTGCGCACCGACCGCACCCTCCCAACTTTGATCGCTCGTGCCCGTGGCTGGCACCTGGATGAGAAGCACTTCACCGTCAACGGAGAGCCGATCTCCGGTAGTTTGTTCGACTTCGGTCTCTACTTCTTCCACAACGCCAAGGAACTGGTGGCTCGCGGGTTCGGGCCTTACTTCTATCTTCCTAAGATGGAGTCCCATCTGGAGGCCAGACTGTGGAACGACGTCTTCAACCTGGCCCAGGATTACATTGGCATGCCTCGCGGAACCATCCGTGGTACTGTCTTGATCGAGACCATCAGCGCTGCCTTCGAGATGGACGAGATTATCTACGAACTCCGTGAACACAGCTCCGGGCTGAACTGCGGTCGCTGGGActacatcttctccttcatcaaGAAATTCCGCAAGCACCCCAACTTCGTCCTTCCCGATCGTTCGGACGTCACCATGACTGTGCCCTTCATGGATGCCTATGTGAGACTGTTGATCAAGACCTGCCACCGTCGTGGTGTTCACGCTATG GGTGGTATGGCCGCTCAGATCCCCATCAAGGACAACCAGGCTGCCAACGACAAGGCCATGGAGAGTGTGCGCGCCGACAAGCTGCGTGAGGTTCGTGCTGGTCACGACGGTACCTGGGTGGCTCACCCGGCTCTCGCCGCGATCGCCTCCGAGGTATTCAACAAGCACATGCCCACGCCCAACCAGCTCTTCATCCGCCGCGAGGACACCCATGTTACCGCCAATGATCTCTTGAACACCAACGTGCCCGGCAAGATCACCGAGGAGGGTATCCGGAAGAACTTGAACATCGGTCTCTCGTACATGGAAGGCTGGCTCCGTGGAGTCGGATGCATTCCGATCAACTACCTGATG GAGGACGCTGCCACCGCCGAAGTGTCTCGCAGTCAACTCTGGCAATGGACCTACCACGGCGTCACCACGGCCGAGGGCAAGAAGGTCGACAAGGCATATGCTCTGCGTTTGCTCAAGGAGCAGGCCGACAGCCTGGCGGAGAAGGGCCCCAAGGGCAACAAGTACCAGCTGGCAGCCCGCTACTTCGCCGGTCAGGTGACAGGCGAGGATTATGCGGATTTCTTGACCAGCTTGTTGTACAACGAGATTTCGTCAGCGGGCCAGGTGTCCAAGCTGTAA
- a CDS encoding putative C6 transcription factor: MEARRTKWSRRSHRKSRNGCGNCKRRKIKIAPSETASTGSTGTPVSCSTLVARAAPSPYSSITFISSSKTDFKLPKRRYQRRPATARETANADLALAEVLPTPTNSQLQLNTTDLELLHHYLSVTVIALADDDEGLHLLQVALPQVGFRFQYILHLLLAFASYHMARSSSMSASHGRYLEGDRHYNTALSQVSSLIAELNESTCQAVYGSSVLICLCSLAKGPRDGEYLAFSDSDRAEWLTLLRGIRSITEVSRDVFYVDPISSPKSETRERLLQDEPQLRHENTWPEWKGRLKECEQLIETEHTAGGGIQHAVYVHVLTCLTNAFHHVYGKIDNSRGERCAKTFQWLYQLPDEFVFDLQQRKWPALLLLSHFLVLLQQLNSYWFVKGWPEHVMGEIYRSFNEQQRVWLQWPANQIGWYPPSAVDDA; encoded by the exons ATGGAGGCGAGGCGGACAAAATGGTCCCGCAGATCTCATCGGAAATCCCGTAACGGATGTGGAAATTGTAAACGGCGCAAAATCAAA ATTGCCCCATCCGAAACAGCGTCCACAGGCTCAACAGGAACTCCTGTTTCGTGTTCAACACTAGTAGCACGCGCGGCACCCTCACCTTATAGTAGCATTACCTTTATATCATCCTCCAAGACGGACTTTAAATTgccgaaaagaagatatcaGCGGCGACCAGCTACCGCTAGGGAGACAGCCAACGCTGACTTGGCGTTGGCTGAGGTCCTTCCTACCCCTACTAATTCTCAATTGCAGCTCAATACGACTGATCTAGAGCTACTCCATCATTATTTGTCGGTTACCGTGATAGCCCTAgccgatgatgacgagggaCTGCATTTACTCCAGGTAGCTCTTCCGCAAGTAGGGTTTCGCTTTCAGTATATCTTACATCTGCTTCTGGCTTTTGCGAGCTACCACATGGCTCGGTCGTCGAGTATGAGTGCATCACATGGGCGGTACTTAGAAGGCGACCGTCATTACAACACTGCACTCTCCCAAGTGAGCTCCTTGATAGCTGAACTGAATGAAAGTACATGTCAGGCGGTGTATGGCAGCTCGGTATTGATATGTTTATGCTCTTTAGCAAAAGGGCCTCGAGATGGGGAATATCTTGCCTTCAGTGATTCCGACCGTGCAGAATGGCTCACACTACTGCGAGGAATCCGATCTATAACTGAAGTGTCGCGAGACGTGTTCTATGTAGATCCAATCTCCAGCCCTAAGTCGGAAACTAGAGAGAGATTACTCCAAGACGAACCGCAGTTACGTCACGAAAACACCTGGCCTGAATGGAAAGGGAGGCTCAAGGAGTGTGAGCAATTGATTGAGACGGAACATactgctggtggtggtattcAGCATGCCGTCTACGTACACGTTCTCACTTGTCTGACAAACGCCTTCCATCATGTTTACGGAAAGATAGATAACAGCAGGGGCGAGCGATGTGCCAAAACATTCCAGTGGCTTTATCAACTGCCGGATGAGTTTGTGtttgatcttcaacaacGAAAATGGCCTGCCTTGCTTCTGCTATCCCACTTCCTCGTTTTGCTGCAACAGTTGAATTCTTACTGGTTTGTAAAGGGTTGGCCTGAACATGTAATGGGCGAAATCTACCGGTCCTTCAATGAGCAACAACGGGTCTGGCTGCAGTGGCCGGCCAACCAGATTGGATGGTATCCGCCAAGTGCGGTGGACGATGCTTAG
- a CDS encoding putative choline transport protein gives MFLKTLFSPRPRSYTLLQPVHHSPTEFAMRTSKTDKVVTTATDGDGPAGNLDGDVRRLAEMGYTQDMQRNFSVISLLGVAFSLANSWFGISASLITGIKSGGTVLTIYGIPWIAFVSTCVGVTLSELASAMPNAGGQYFWASELSPKRYAAFASYLTGWLAWAGAIFTCASVALSLGSAGVGMWQLSHPDFVPKPWHSVVAYEVINLFTFLFNCIGKALPTVATATLYISLISFAVILITVPATAPSHANAKFVFANFVNSTGWPSDGLAFLVGLINPNWVFACLDSATHLAEEVSRPERSIPIAILATVAIGFTTSWFYCIAMFFSVTNLDPILSTPTGVPILALFHQALQNKAGAIALESLILVTGIGCLIACHTWQSRLCWSFARDRGLPFSPFLAKIHPTLDVPFNAHSVSCFIVGLLGLLYLGSSTAFNSMVSACIVLLYSSYVVPVIALLYKGRGNISHGPFWLGRVGWVCNWVVLGWTVFCLVVYSFPSVYPVTTGNMNYVCVVYAVVGCIIAVDWVVRGKRRFRGQHTRHQEVEEHVGHYAD, from the exons ATGTTCTTAAAAACGCTATTTTCCCCTCGCCCGCGCAGCTACACGTTGCTGCAGCCCGTGCACCACAGCCCTACGGAATTCGCCATGCGAACGTCGAAAACAGACAAGGTCGTCACCACGGCCACCGATGGCGACGGCCCAGCAGGCAATCTGGACGGGGACGTGAGAAGGCTGGCAGAGATGGGCTACACACAGGACATGCAGCGGAATTTCTCCGTGATATCGTTACTGGGTGTGGCCTTCTCGCTGGCTAACTCGTGGTTCGGTATCTCCGCCTCGCTGATCACCGGTATCAAGTCCGGTGGAACAGTACTGACCATCTACGGAATTCCCTGGATCGCCTTCGTCTCGACCTGCGTCGGCGTCACGCTGTCCGAGCTGGCCTCGGCCATGCCCAACGCCGGCGGACAATACTTCTGGGCCAGCGAGCTCTCCCCCAAAAGATACGCCGCATTCGCCTCGTACCTCACAGGATGGCTCGCCTGGGCCGGCGCCATCTTCACCTGCGCCAGTGTAGCCCTAAGCCTAGGCTCCGCCGGCGTCGGCATGTGGCAGCTATCCCATCCAGACTT CGTCCCCAAGCCCTGGCACTCCGTAGTCGCCTACGAAGTAATCAacctcttcaccttcctcttcaactGCATCGGCAAAGCCCTCCCCACAGTCGCCACCGCAACCCTCTACATCTCACTCATCTCCTTCGCCGTGATCCTCATCACCGTCCCCGCCACAGCCCCCTCCCACGCCAACGCCAAATTCGTCTTCGCCAACTTCGTCAACTCAACCGGCTGGCCCTCCGACGGCCTCGCCTTCCTCGTCGGCCTCATCAACCCAAACTGGGTCTTCGCCTGCCTCGACTCAGCCACCCACCTCGCCGAAGAAGTCTCCCGCCCCGAACGCTCCATCCCAATCGCCATCCTCGCCACCGTCGCGATCGGCTTCACCACCTCCTGGTTCTACTGCATAGCCATGTTCTTCAGCGTCACCAACCTAGACCCAATCCTCTCCACCCCCACCGGCGTCCCCATCCTCGCCCTCTTCCACCAAGCCCTGCAGAACAAAGCAGGCGCCATAGCCCTCGAATCCCTCATCCTAGTCACAGGAATCGGGTGCCTAATCGCCTGCCACACATGGCAATCCCGTCTCTGCTGGTCCTTTGCCCGAGACCGCggccttcctttctctcccttcttgGCGAAGATTCACCCAACCCTCGACGTGCCCTTTAACGCGCACAGCGTCAGCTGCTTCATCGTCGGGTTACTGGGTCTGTTGTATCTGGGTTCTTCGACGGCTTTCAATAGCATGGTCTCGGCGTGTATTGTCTTGCTTTATTCGAGTTATGTTGTTCCTGTTATTGCTTTGTTGTATAAGGGGAGGGGGAATATTTCCCATGGACCGTTTTGGTTGGGGAGGGTCGGTTGGGTTTGTAATTGGGTTGTTCTGGGTTGGACGGTGTTTTGTTTGGTCGTTTATTCGTTTCCGAGTGTTTATCCGGTTACGACTGGGA ATATGAACTACGTTTGTGTGGTGTATGCCGTTGTCGGGTGTATTATTGCGGTAGATTGGGTGgtgagggggaaaaggaggtTTCGGGGACAGCATACCAGACAccaggaggtggaggaacaTGTTGGGCATTATGCTGATTAA